The Gemmatimonas sp. DNA window CGAATCAGCGGACCTTCGAGGATGCGGGTAACCACCGTGAGCACCTGCCGCGGTGTAATCGGCTTCACGAGGTAATCGCGAATATTCACGCCGATCGCTTCCTTCAGCGTGGCGTCCTCCTCGCTCTTGGTCACCATCACGACCGGCATGGTCGGCAGCATCTCGCGGATGTCCTTGTAGGCATCCAATCCGCGCGTGCCGGGCATCTGCTCGTCGAGCAGCACCAAATCGTACGGGCGCCGCCGCAGCAGCTCGAGCGCGTCGTCCGCGTTCGTCGCCGTCTCGACGTGATAGCCCTTGTCTCCGAGCAGGAGTCGATGCGGCTCGAGAAGCTCCGCTTCGTCGTCCACCCAGAGAATCGTTTTTGCCATCAGCGCCATCTTGTAAGGTACCTGAGCGGCGGGACTACGGTCCAGCGGCGTCGGCCCCGGCTACCGCGCCGCGCCGGACGCAATCGGACGCGTTACATTCGGACTGTGCACGCTGAATCCCTTCCCTACGCGCTCGAACCGCTGCGCTTTCCGTTCCCTGCTCTCGCGTCGCTGGCCGGACGCCTGCCGCTGGGTGGCGGACGTGAGGTAGCCCTGGCCGCGCTCATGACCGCCCGGTTGGCGCAGGGCGTGATGACCGCCGACGCGCTCCATCCCGGTGAACGGGTCACCCGCGCCGCCGCCGCCAAGGTGTGGCTGGCATCCCTCGCACTCCCGGCAACGACGCGCGTGCCGTTTGCCCGCTGCGTCGAGTCAACCACGGGCACCTCGCTACAGGTGGCGGGCGCGATCCGCAGCCTCGTCGCGGCCGCCGGCACGCATCTCGACGGCCCCTCGGTGCAGGAACTCGAGAAGCTCGCGCGCCTGCTCGCGGGCTCATGACCCACCGCACCGATATCTCGCCGCTGACCCGCGTCGTGGCGCGCCTCGACCGGACCAGCGTCGGCGACGTCGACCCCGCTATTGTCCCCACCCGATTCCCATCGATCGATCGCGCCATTGGCGGGGGCTTTCGCCGCGGCGATCTGATCGTGGTCGGGGGAGACGACAGCGCCGGCTGCTCGGCGCTGGGACTCGCCATCGCCCTGCGCGTCTTCCCCCGCGCCCTGCTGTTAACGGGAGAAATGCAGGCCGAGCGCGCCTACGAGCGCGCCCTTGCCATGGGGGCGAAGGTGTCGTTGGAATCGATGCGACTTGGTGTGGTCAGCGAGGAAGAACGCGCCCGCCTTGCCACGGTCGCGGTCACGCTGCGCGACCGTGCCCCGGTCATCGAAACGATCACCTCGGGCACCATGTCCGCCATTGATCGTGCCGTAGAAGCCACGCCCGACGCCTCGGTGGTGGTGGTCGATCCGCTGGAATGCCTGCTGGATCGTGATTCGGGTCGCGACGAAGCACTGGGGTTCGCGGTGCTTGCGCTCAAGCGACTCGCGCTGCGGCGGAATGTGGCGGTGCTGCTGACGACACACCTGCCGCAGCTCGACCGCGTGCGCCACGATCGCCGTCCCCGTCTCACGGATTTCGGATTGGGCGGAGCGATCGGGACCCACGCCGATCTGGTGCTCGGGCTCTACCGCGAGGAGCTGTACGAAGCCGATCTCGGCGTGTCCGGCGCCGCGGAGTTGCTGCTGCTGAAGAACCGGGATGGGGCGAGGGGATATGTCGATCTGTATTTCGACCAGCGGTTCAGTCGATTCGAGGATGTACTGGAGGAGTTTTAGACTCACGGCCTTTCGGTTTTTAGCCCATGGCCCATGGCTCACGGCCCATGGCTCACGGCCGATAGCCTTCAAAGGGCTTTGGGCTTTGGGCTGTAGGCCATGGGCTGTAGGCCATGGGCTTTGGGCTTTGGGCTTTGGGCTGTAGGCCATGGGCTTTGGGCCATGGGCTTTGGGCTTTGGGCAATGGGCTATCGGGCTTTTTACACCCCTGCCCCACGTCTCGTTATTTTCCCCGACATCGGTTTGACAGCACCCATATCCGCATTCACGGGGCAGGGCGATGGCAGGACATAGCAAATGGAAGACGATCAAGCGCGCAAAGGCGGCCACCGACAACAAGCGCGGAGCGCTCTTCACGCGACTGATCCGCGAAATCACCATGGCTGCCAAGCTTGGCGGCGGTGATCCGGGCGGTAATCCTCGGCTCCGCACCGCCATCGACAACGCGAAGGCGGTGTCGATGCCCAAGGACAACATCGACCGTGCCATCAAGAAGGGTACGGGCGAACTGGAAGGCGTGGATTATGTCGAGGTGCTGTACGAGGCCTACGGGCCCGGCGGCGTCGCGATCATGATTCAGGCGGTGACCGATAACCCCACGCGCACCGTGGCCGACGTGCGGCACAAGCTGTCGCGCAACAATGGCAACATGGGCTCCAGCAACTCGGTGGCCTATCTGTTCGAGCGGAAGGGGCAGATGTCGGTGTCGGCCGACGGTGTGGTCGAAGATACGCTGATCGAAGCCGCGCTCGAGGCTGGCGCCGATGATGTGGTGCGGGACGACACCGAGTTCACGATCACCACTGATCCCGGTGCGCTGCACGCGACGAAGGAAGGCCTCGAGTCGAAGAAGTACAAAGTGGCCGACGCGGAACTCGCCTGGGTGCCCAAAAGCACGGTAAAGGTGGAAGGCGCGGCGGCCGACCAGCTCATGAAGCTGCTCGAAGCGCTCGAAGAACTCGACGACGTGCAGAAGGTCGACGCGAACTTCGAGATGGACGACGACGCCATGGCCGAGGCGTGAGCCCGTCGCTGGTGCTCGGGATCGATCCGGGCACCGCCGTCACGGGGTACGGTGTGGTCGCCTTCGACGGCCGCATCGCCACTCTCGTGGAGTGCGGCGTCATCCGCACGACCGCGAAGGATCCGCTGCCGCAGCGCCTGTTGGAGATTTCCGAAGGCGTGGAGGAAATTCTCGCGCGGCACCGTCCCGACACGATGTCGGTGGAAGACGTGTTCTACGCCAAGAACGTGCGCACGACGATCGTGCTCGGTCATGCGCGCGGCGTGATTCTCCTCGCCGCGCAGAAGGCCGCCCTCACGATCTGCGAGTATCCGCCGGCCGAGATCAAGAAGGCGATCACCGGCACCGGCGCGGCCACGAAGGAGCAGGTGCAATTCATGGTGGCGCGCCTGCTGCGCCTCAAGTCGGCACCGCAGCCCGCCGACGCCGCCGATGGCGTCGCCGCCGCGCTTTGTGCGTGTCTCATGTCGTCGCGACCGAAGCTCCCCGAGCTTCCGCCGCTGCGTCTTCCCCTCTCCAAGCTCGCGAAATGATCGCACTGGTATCCGGCACGCTCGTCCACCGCGAACTCGATCGGGTAGAAATTCTCACGGCGGGCGGTGTGGGCTACGAGTGCCTCATTCCGCTCTCGGTCTTCGAGTCGTTACCGCCGGAAGGGGCGACGATCACGCTGCACACGCATCTCGCCGTGCGCGAAGATGCGTGGCACTTGTACGGCTTCTCCGATCGCTACGACCGCGCCGTCTTCCAGCGGCTGCTCGTGGCCAAGGGCGTCGGCCCGGCGCTCGCGCTCGGCATTCTCTCGTCGCTCACGCCGGAGCGCGTGGTCCGTGCCTTGCGCGAGAAGGACATCACGACCCTCATGCGCGTGCCGCGCGTGGGTCGGAAGAAGGCCGAGCAGATCATTCTCGACCTGGCCGACAAGATGGACACCGTAGGCTCGGCGCCGACAGCCACCGGCGCCGCGAAGAGCCCCGTCGCCGACGACGCCATTCGTGCGCTCATCGCGCTGGGCTACAACCAACTCGAAGCCGATCGCGCCGTACGGGCGGTGGTGGACGCGGGCGGTGGTGGAGATGTGGGGGCGGTGGTGAGGGCGGCGCTCTCGAGGCTAACGGCGAAGTAGGCGGTAGGGCGTACGGGGTCGGGAGTAGCCCGTACCCCTTACTCCGTACCCCTTACTCCGCACCCCTTACTCCGTACCCCTTCCCTAGCAATCACCGCCGGTACTGTGTTGCGTCCCGCTGTGGCTTGCCGCAATTCGGCACCGTAATCCCCTGCCCCGGGCGGCCACCGGGAATCGGATCGACCAGCACGCGCGAGCTCTTCTCGGCGTCTTCGCTGGCGAGATATACGAACATCGCGGTGAGCGTCGCGTTGTGCTTCAAGTCATCGAGAATGATCTTGTCGAACGAGTCGCGGTTCGTGTGCCACGTGCTGTTGCTGTAGTCCCAGTTCAACGCACCCAGTCCGACCGCCGGGGCGCCCCAGCAACGGAACGACGCGTCGTCCGATCCGGCGCCGATACCCGACGGGCCCGAGAGACGGATGTACTGCGTGAGCTGCGACGGCATTTGGCTCATGTACTGCGCCAGGCGCGGACCGTTTTCCGGGTGCAGCCCCGGACCTGTGCTCACCACACGTCCCGTACCGTTGTCCTGATTGAACGCGAACTGCAGCCCCTTGATCACTTCGGGGTGATCGGCGGTGAAGGAGCCCGAACCGTTCAGCCCCTGCTCTTCGCCGCTCCAGTGACCGACCAGAATCGTGCGCGACGGCTTGGGATACACCGTCTTCAGTATGCGTAACGCTTCCATCATGGTGATCGAACCCGTGGCGTTGTCGGTCGCGCCAGAGTGTCCTTCCCAGCTGTCGAAGTGCGCCGACAGCACCACGAACTCGTCGGGCTTGGTGGCGCCCTTGATCTCGGCGATCACGTTGAACACCGGCTTGTCGCCGAGCGCTTCCGATTCGGCCATCACGCGCACCTTCGGGCCCTGCTTGTTCTGCGCGAGGCGGAACAGCATGCCGTAGTCTTCGCATCCCACATCGAACGTCGGCAACGCCGCGTTGCGCGGCGATCCGAAAATCTTGTTCACGCCGGGATACTGCGAGTAGTTCGACTCGAACACGGCCACGGCACCAGCGGCCTTGAGGTCGCTGTAGAACGTCGGTACGCGCTGCGTCACGCCCTGATACGTGGCCGACAGATCGCGCTGCATCGAGTCGAGCGACGACTGTGTGCTCGGCATCGCGAACTCGGCGAGCTGCGACGCCGGACGGCAGGTGAGACGCGGCGCCGACGCCAGCACGATCTTGCCCTTCACACTCGGCAACCACGCCTTGAACTCTTCCGGCGACTGATACGGCTTGACCACGACCACGTCACCGCCAGCCCACTTGCCCGAGGTGTTGCCGCTCCACGACAGCATGTTGACTTCGAGCGACTTCACTCGCGGCGCCGTGAGCTGCGCGAACGCCGCCCCACGCTTCCACGAATTCCACGTGCCATACTGCTCCTTGCGCGCCGTCACGCCGAACTGCTTGTACGTCGCCAGCAGCCAATCCTGCGCGCGATTCATGTTGGGCGAACCCGTGAGACGCGGGCCGACGGAGTCGAGCAGCTGCTGCGCCAGCGTGCCCGCCTGCGACCGCTGCATCCCCTCTTCCCACAGCTTCAGGATCACGGGATCAGTGGGCGCGTCCTTGCGAACGTATGACGGCGCCGGATCAACCGGCAGCGCCTGAATGTTCTTGGCGACCGGTGACGGGCCGCGACCGGGCTGTGCGGCGGCAGAGCCGGCCGTCGCCAGCATCAGAGCAAGTGCAGCAGAGGTACGCATGCGGTGTTCGGGGATTCGGTGAATGAAGTGTTGTGCGTCAGGCCCGCGGACTCAATCCGTCCACGAGCGACGTGCGATAGGCCTTCCACGCCGGCACGAAGCCGATCACAAGGCCCGCACCCATAACAACGGCGAGATAGGTCCACTCCGTTGAGCGCAGCGGATGCAAGGCGAGATGCAACCCGAAACGTTGTTCAATAGGACCCTGCGCCACGAACAAGCCGAGGTACACGGCGGCCACGCCGATGAGGCACCCGAGCAACGCCAGGAGTCCACTCTCCAGCACGAGCAGCGAGATGATCATGCGCGGACCCGCACCCACCGCACGCAGAATCGCCATCTCGCGACGCCTGGCTTCGAGCGACGAGTAGAGCGCCACCAGCATGCCGGTGAGGCCGATCGCCACCGCGAAGATCGCGATCACGCGCAACCCGACTTCGGCGCTGCCGATGTTCTGCCACAACTCGCCCAGCGCTACGCCGGGAATCACCGCCGTGAGCGGCTCCTCCAAGTCGGTATTCATCTCACGCTGTAACATCAGCGCTTCGAAGCGGTTCTTCGTCCCGACGAAGAACGCCGTAATCTGATCGTCGCCATGATCGTGCGCCGGCTCAGCCGCGACCGAGCTCCTCTCGGCCGGCTTCGTGGCCTTCTGCTCCGCCACCTTCTGCGCCACCGCTGCCGCCTTCACCTCCGGCAGCGCACTCGGTGGCGGCTCCGCGCCCGGCATCACCAACGGCGTCCCCGGCGGCGGACTCGCCCCCGGCATCACCAATGGCGTCCCCGGCGGCGGCTCCGCCCCCGGCATGACCATGGGCGTCCCAGCAGGCGGTGTCATCGCCGCCGCCCGCTGTTTGTTCGCCGCAATGATCGCCGAAGCCTTCGCGCGCTTTGCCGCAATCGGCTTTCGCGCAGTTCGCGGTTGCGCCGCCCCCCCCTGCCCACTCCCCCCTGATACCCTCCCTCCTGCTCCCTCCGCCGACGCCATCGACGACCCAGCGATCTCAGCCCCAGCCTCCGGCTCATGCATCGCCTCAATCCCGCCAAGCGTCACGTACACCGAGCGATCGATCGGCGTGAACGTGCGCCCGAGAATCCCGACCACATGGAACGGGTGCGCCTCATGACTCGACGTACCGATGTCGCGGAGCCCGTGCACCACCACCACCGGCGACCCGATCGTGTAGCCCAGCTTCTCCGCCACGTCGCTGCCGATCACCACTTCCGTATCCGCGACCGCGGCGCGTCCGGACACGAACACGATCCGGCCATCTTTGCGGAATCGATAGCGCTCGTAGAACTCGGGCGTGGTACCGACCACGCGGAAGCCGCGATGACTGTCGCCGAGGGAGTACGGGACCACCCACT harbors:
- a CDS encoding FtsX-like permease family protein, whose product is MMMILRLALTSLRSRLLTTSLTVASIALSVTLLVGIENVRAGVRDSFAGTIRGVDLIVGARGGTLQVLLSAVFGIGSPSGSVKLSTMERWKAHPAVKWVVPYSLGDSHRGFRVVGTTPEFYERYRFRKDGRIVFVSGRAAVADTEVVIGSDVAEKLGYTIGSPVVVVHGLRDIGTSSHEAHPFHVVGILGRTFTPIDRSVYVTLGGIEAMHEPEAGAEIAGSSMASAEGAGGRVSGGSGQGGAAQPRTARKPIAAKRAKASAIIAANKQRAAAMTPPAGTPMVMPGAEPPPGTPLVMPGASPPPGTPLVMPGAEPPPSALPEVKAAAVAQKVAEQKATKPAERSSVAAEPAHDHGDDQITAFFVGTKNRFEALMLQREMNTDLEEPLTAVIPGVALGELWQNIGSAEVGLRVIAIFAVAIGLTGMLVALYSSLEARRREMAILRAVGAGPRMIISLLVLESGLLALLGCLIGVAAVYLGLFVAQGPIEQRFGLHLALHPLRSTEWTYLAVVMGAGLVIGFVPAWKAYRTSLVDGLSPRA
- the ruvC gene encoding crossover junction endodeoxyribonuclease RuvC — protein: MSPSLVLGIDPGTAVTGYGVVAFDGRIATLVECGVIRTTAKDPLPQRLLEISEGVEEILARHRPDTMSVEDVFYAKNVRTTIVLGHARGVILLAAQKAALTICEYPPAEIKKAITGTGAATKEQVQFMVARLLRLKSAPQPADAADGVAAALCACLMSSRPKLPELPPLRLPLSKLAK
- the ruvA gene encoding Holliday junction branch migration protein RuvA produces the protein MIALVSGTLVHRELDRVEILTAGGVGYECLIPLSVFESLPPEGATITLHTHLAVREDAWHLYGFSDRYDRAVFQRLLVAKGVGPALALGILSSLTPERVVRALREKDITTLMRVPRVGRKKAEQIILDLADKMDTVGSAPTATGAAKSPVADDAIRALIALGYNQLEADRAVRAVVDAGGGGDVGAVVRAALSRLTAK
- a CDS encoding YebC/PmpR family DNA-binding transcriptional regulator; translation: MAGHSKWKTIKRAKAATDNKRGALFTRLIREITMAAKLGGGDPGGNPRLRTAIDNAKAVSMPKDNIDRAIKKGTGELEGVDYVEVLYEAYGPGGVAIMIQAVTDNPTRTVADVRHKLSRNNGNMGSSNSVAYLFERKGQMSVSADGVVEDTLIEAALEAGADDVVRDDTEFTITTDPGALHATKEGLESKKYKVADAELAWVPKSTVKVEGAAADQLMKLLEALEELDDVQKVDANFEMDDDAMAEA
- a CDS encoding DnaB-like helicase C-terminal domain-containing protein; amino-acid sequence: MTHRTDISPLTRVVARLDRTSVGDVDPAIVPTRFPSIDRAIGGGFRRGDLIVVGGDDSAGCSALGLAIALRVFPRALLLTGEMQAERAYERALAMGAKVSLESMRLGVVSEEERARLATVAVTLRDRAPVIETITSGTMSAIDRAVEATPDASVVVVDPLECLLDRDSGRDEALGFAVLALKRLALRRNVAVLLTTHLPQLDRVRHDRRPRLTDFGLGGAIGTHADLVLGLYREELYEADLGVSGAAELLLLKNRDGARGYVDLYFDQRFSRFEDVLEEF
- a CDS encoding M28 family peptidase; this translates as MRTSAALALMLATAGSAAAQPGRGPSPVAKNIQALPVDPAPSYVRKDAPTDPVILKLWEEGMQRSQAGTLAQQLLDSVGPRLTGSPNMNRAQDWLLATYKQFGVTARKEQYGTWNSWKRGAAFAQLTAPRVKSLEVNMLSWSGNTSGKWAGGDVVVVKPYQSPEEFKAWLPSVKGKIVLASAPRLTCRPASQLAEFAMPSTQSSLDSMQRDLSATYQGVTQRVPTFYSDLKAAGAVAVFESNYSQYPGVNKIFGSPRNAALPTFDVGCEDYGMLFRLAQNKQGPKVRVMAESEALGDKPVFNVIAEIKGATKPDEFVVLSAHFDSWEGHSGATDNATGSITMMEALRILKTVYPKPSRTILVGHWSGEEQGLNGSGSFTADHPEVIKGLQFAFNQDNGTGRVVSTGPGLHPENGPRLAQYMSQMPSQLTQYIRLSGPSGIGAGSDDASFRCWGAPAVGLGALNWDYSNSTWHTNRDSFDKIILDDLKHNATLTAMFVYLASEDAEKSSRVLVDPIPGGRPGQGITVPNCGKPQRDATQYRR